cgATTTTCCCCTactacaaactgctgggtatgcaagtgcatcacccagaattaatgatgaaaccaaaattgaAAAGTCTACTCCACTGTTAGGcgttataaccaagctgaagtttgcaggcactgacagcagccaCTAGCCAGTAGAAGTTAACGACCAATAAGGAAattcgtcaaagtactgagagtactcgaacagaaaatatattttactttatcatcaGCATGCCTTAATTATTATCACGATGATTAATGCATCAGTAGTTTTTATGAGCATTGACAACTTTGGATGCAATACAgttcgtgtgatcaaaatcaatgGGGGATATAACCCCCCTTATATTATCCCAAACcccttatcaacgcttttagaaacaatctctTCTTaatacaagtaatagcttaccaaaaagcttgcctgactaaacaaaattattcaatggaagcatgcatgcaTCGAtgagcgaaaattaaaattcagttttaaaaagaTAGCCTGCTGGtcataaattcataaacggCACATTTATCATTTAAGAAGAAATTTCAGCCTTTTTCTTTGATCTAGTGCTTGAAAGCGGAgaataaaacaatcaaattttaaattgtttttgttatattgagAAATAATAAGGAAataggaaaggatattcaaGCACGTATCatcttcaatttttaaattgtttttgttatattgagAAATAATAAGGAAataggaaaggatattcaaGCACGTATcatcttcatttaaaaaatcttgacaagcaattaaaaaatagGGGGGATTCTCAGGTCAGTTAATTTATTCGCTTAAAACCATTTCAAACATATGGTACATGAgtacaaaaataacattaaaatatacatataaattggtCAGAGGTAAACATACATTAATATAAGGTTATTAGAATTAGGAAAAGTTATACAAAGTGTAACTCATGGAGGACAGACTACCTCGTAtatctttgttaaaaaatacacaattttctcAGCaattccatgttacatgttgtCATAAGATAcgaaaattttaacacattaggtctagctgaaattttgttgtctATAAACTTGTTCCGGACTTGTGATATTgcatctaaaatataatgaaattcatcggctGTACGTTTTGTATTACAGAGAggacaaaatctttcatttaatgggATACCCTCCCATCTTCCCAGCTCAACTGGTAGATTTGAAGTACGAAATTTGCCaagaatttttctgaatttcaggggtaaaatatctaaatatttttcatatttctcaaaatcatgaagGAAAATCCTTATCCGTGGTGAGGGGGCGAGGTTGGAGGGGGCGGGTAGTTTCATTGTAACTTcaattcaaatcaattaaatttaaaattttcagtgtcatatattacatgctccgacaaaagtAGAGGGTAGGGGGCACCCATGGCATTGCCATTTTCTTAATAAGTCAAGTTAAGAAAAGTGCATGTCTGCTGCGAAAAAAGTGGGGGAGGTAGCCCATCCGCCACAACTGCTGCGTGCCTGTGATATGTACACATACACGGTGTGCTCTGGAGTATTCTTATGATCCCTATTTGAACTAGTCAAACTATTCGGCGAGCAAAAATTATGGATAAGACATATTATGGCGCGAAGCCCtgctttaccattcacgcaGCAGCTGAGATCTCCGATGgtttgaatgaactcatccaCTGGCATAGATCCATTTGGAGGGgatcaaatgattttttgacatttgttttgcaACAACTACATATATCAAACTTTGGATCGAGTGTTTCAGAAGAAATGTATCGAATTAACATATATACACACTTGAGTTGTAATTGTTTAAAGTACATTTAGTACAAGACGTGAGTTACACCATTTTCAAGATGAATGAACTCGCCCaattgatcgaaaatcgggCCACACCCCGCATCGGCGAATTTGTTCCTCGAGTTCCTCGAGTAGATATTCCAGCTACATGAATACATATatgtttgaattgaaaataagattTGTTGTCAgtgatgataatccaacatcaattattacttgtattgtacatgtaccgtaATAGCAATGTGTAACAACTTGTTCCGTTGACACCCCTGCCTCGCACCGttcaaatatggcaatctatttttaaatcaggattacaccaTGCACACACGTGCATGGTCAACatcccttttacttgaaaactcttgctcactGTTGCATATACATCCTATATAACATGTTCATCAATTgtaaatgttgacacattaaacatgcattggtttatctttttatgaaaaatcttgaTATTGCTTGCTCCCATTGCCTGCACTGTTTTGGATAATGCAATTttcaaaccttagatatgccgcCATGACGTCGATGTAATCGAtaagtgtttattatctattaagatttactatagccAGGTATtcttcacacatttgctctaaaagaataaagtctattcatgataacaaatacaacattacaacaaatgtttcgAATATCGATGTCCATGTAGTACGTAGaggaaaacaaaactaacacaaaatgatttttaaaaatcactttcccccagaaatgtaaataagaagtattcatattaCTATGTTACCTGCCTGcttatttttttgtcataaaaatatatatacatgtatcattctcgattgacaattcattcaccaatgaatattgcttatattattacaacaattattctttcatgattattgttcgttaattatcacataatatcctcattgtgtatgaatttttctttatttgcgtcatttcccgccgtgTGTTGAAGAGAGAAGTGAAGTAACTgctaacaatcaatttgtggcaatgtaaaagtgttttgtgtgtgcttgctacggatatgaaaaactatatacagcgatttattaagttcggtgtttataacttcaaaatcagttgaacagagtgaaaattcaagtattttaaaagtcgtatcttggatacggggtaaccaatttatattcttgtttacagcgggggtcatttttctacgggagtcatttttcttcagaaaaatccaattattctgggtcgaaaaatgacccccggtcattattctacggcggtcattattcttcattacaccggaaaAGAATTAAAAGAGCTACAGATACAACTCGACGCATCCAAACAGATAAACAAAATGGCGTCCGAAGAGATTCAAGCGCTAACGCAGAAGAATAACCATCAACTTCAGATTTTTGAGGATCAAGAAGAAGAATTATCCGATTTGCACTTTCGTAATTCCGATTTAGAGTATTCTTTGTCCGAACAACAACATATTATAGATGACTTACGTGATGAAATTACCATCAACACAAAACCATACAACATCAAatggaagaaaatgaaaatttacatgaaaCAAATGCTGATCTAGAAGAAGTCATATCGCAACAGCGCAAAGAAATCTGTGATCTCTGTAACCAGTTACACCCTAGTCATTGTAATACACACGTTATCATTTGTAATAGTTGTAGTAACTAAGAGAAAGAAATAACACTAtataaaaagtgcctgtttgggagggtaacagttgaaattgacaccccgagaaaacatTGTCAACCGAGgggaagcggaggttgacaatggttttcgaggggtgtcaatttcaactgttatcctcccaaacaggcactatttattttattataccgaaTATCTTATTattagagaaaattttactgcttttacatagaaatgacgcgaattctacggcgaaccgtacgcgcataattaacgcgcatgtaacaatttgttgtgttacccgttgccaagtgtgttgctaacgctgagggtaatagaacggattatcaactgcgtctaaaccaatcagatttcagaatttaacatgaaagtataataaaacatgttgTAATACCGGTAAttgtaataatttaatgttaCCTGTAATATGAACCTGAACATTCTAGGctattatttcattcattatttgttataatcatgatatttttttttaatgtatatgccCCCCCACGGGCCCTTGATtggtgaataaataaataaatagatatatcTATAGGAACCGAgtgaaataaagtatattacactttacagtaatttaaagtaaaaactCCAAATTTCCCCCATTCGTTATTATACTACAGTTTTGGCTACAGCGGAACAAGGATTCTCTATGATCATACTGACCTTTATCTGACTCCATGATGACGTCCTTGGGAACCCCGGAACAGTCGGCGTACACGATGAACTTGAATCTGAAGTCGTTGGAGGGCAGTGTGATGGTCGTGTCCGTGGTCACCGTGAACATCAGGCTCTTACCAGAGAAACACCTGGTCTGCATCGTCATGTCGATGTGGCTCATGGTTTTCTGGAAGATGTAATGTCGtgatataagagagagagagagagagagagagagagagagagagagagagagagagagagagagagagagagagagagagagagagagtgtgtgtgtgtccCTGGGTCTAGCTGCTGTGTTTGGTTTTATTGATTAAGCAGATCTAGATAAACTCATTGAAATAAGCATTGTTACAAAGCACTTTAAGAATTACGCACTATGATCATACTTTATTGTGCATTGGTgcattcgaaaaaaaaatgcgGTAAATTTTTGTGTTGCAACGGTGCAGTTTTTCAATCAAACACTTCATTGTCCAGACCTTACCGTTTCGTTCTTGTACATGTTCTCAAACTTGATCTCTATCCCGTTCTTGTCGATGTGTAGAATCTCCGGACCGACACAGACCTTGTTCATACACCTGCCGGTCTCACTGACCACGAACTCCGTCCCACAGGATCGGCCCGCCACCTGCCCCTCGGAGAACAGCGTGAACTTCTTCCAGGGGGTGAGGGACCACATCCGCCCACACCCCCAGACCCTGCCCTGGTATCTATCGTACAGT
This genomic window from Crassostrea angulata isolate pt1a10 chromosome 8, ASM2561291v2, whole genome shotgun sequence contains:
- the LOC128158421 gene encoding uncharacterized protein LOC128158421, whose protein sequence is MDPRILLLATLCLGVAIAVPIAMHDIQITFNNSGLVWRDSNKIPLYDRYQGRVWGCGRMWSLTPWKKFTLFSEGQVAGRSCGTEFVVSETGRCMNKVCVGPEILHIDKNGIEIKFENMYKNETKTMSHIDMTMQTRCFSGKSLMFTVTTDTTITLPSNDFRFKFIVYADCSGVPKDVIMESDKDSEELSKTAELKAAQTMNMVLGIVTAGCICVVFLIILLLNYCYFRNNPDLKQHHHSGRINAPTVDVWPVLNLELVHDLFECLVIFLDCC